A single genomic interval of Streptomyces sp. NBC_00663 harbors:
- a CDS encoding MFS transporter, translating into MSARTTTPWPLIALFTAGYLAPYLLPTTVGRLDSGLPLSATQAGAVGSALLLSSAAAGFLLASRVDRVGPRFLARTGLVLAVLGYGGAALTHTVPAVIAGVLVGGFGSGTATAVAATGIAAQPDPHRTTTFGLLGVSALAGAVYLTVPHLGPGHGQPLAAIALTALAVWPLTGRLSASTAPRRTRHQAKSPLPHLRAGLLLALTLPCWSLAQNSLWGVSGRIGLDQAHLTEATVGAVFAIALGAGLLGVIGAGALGPRLGRAVPIGAGTALIAACIALSASATDLTTFATGEIAWNTLYPIVLSYVIGLAASLDPRGRWAVLVGSASSLGTAAGPLAGSLLSAQAGFAAMGLVLAAGLLLIAAPMTAVALGAGRRHLPVVQVPVETPVYDKATAA; encoded by the coding sequence GTGTCCGCCCGCACCACCACGCCCTGGCCCCTGATCGCCCTTTTCACGGCCGGGTACCTCGCCCCGTACCTCCTCCCGACCACCGTCGGCAGGCTCGACTCGGGGCTTCCCCTCTCCGCCACACAGGCGGGCGCCGTCGGCAGCGCGCTGCTGCTGAGTTCGGCCGCGGCGGGCTTCCTGCTCGCCTCCCGCGTCGACCGCGTCGGCCCCCGCTTCCTGGCCCGCACCGGCCTCGTCCTCGCCGTCCTCGGCTACGGCGGCGCCGCCCTCACCCACACCGTCCCCGCCGTCATCGCGGGCGTCCTCGTCGGCGGCTTCGGCTCCGGTACGGCGACCGCGGTGGCCGCCACCGGGATCGCCGCCCAGCCCGACCCGCACCGCACCACCACGTTCGGCCTGCTGGGCGTCTCCGCGCTCGCCGGCGCGGTCTATCTGACGGTCCCGCACCTCGGCCCGGGCCACGGCCAGCCCCTAGCGGCGATCGCCCTCACCGCACTGGCGGTCTGGCCCCTGACCGGGCGCCTCTCCGCCTCCACGGCCCCCCGCCGCACCCGGCACCAGGCCAAGAGCCCCCTCCCGCACCTGCGCGCCGGACTGCTCCTCGCCCTCACCCTCCCGTGCTGGTCGCTCGCCCAGAACTCCCTCTGGGGCGTCAGCGGCCGCATCGGCCTCGACCAGGCGCACCTCACCGAGGCCACCGTCGGCGCGGTCTTCGCGATCGCCCTCGGCGCCGGACTGCTCGGCGTCATCGGCGCGGGCGCCCTCGGCCCCCGCCTCGGCCGTGCCGTCCCCATCGGCGCGGGCACGGCCCTGATCGCCGCCTGCATCGCGCTGAGCGCCTCCGCGACCGACCTCACCACGTTCGCGACCGGCGAGATCGCGTGGAACACGCTCTACCCGATCGTCCTGTCGTACGTCATCGGCCTCGCCGCCTCCCTCGACCCGAGAGGCCGCTGGGCGGTGCTGGTCGGCTCGGCATCCTCCCTGGGCACAGCGGCAGGCCCCCTGGCAGGAAGCCTCCTGTCGGCGCAGGCGGGCTTCGCAGCGATGGGCCTGGTACTGGCGGCAGGCCTGCTCCTGATCGCCGCCCCGATGACCGCAGTGGCGCTGGGCGCGGGCAGGCGCCACCTGCCGGTGGTGCAGGTCCCGGTGGAGACGCCGGTCTACGACAAGGCAAC
- a CDS encoding IclR family transcriptional regulator, which produces MSETGGVREVKSAARTVELLEVLAARGDRPARLQELADELQVPRSSMYALLQTLISRGWVRTDITGSLYGIGIHALLTGTSYLDTDPRVQVVRPYLDEASQALGETIHMGRLDGRDVAYLATRESHEYLRTISRVGRRLPAHAGALGKALLAERDDAELPEGPYEELTPNTRTTREELATDLAGTRARGYSIDREEGVLGIIGFGFALRYDSPAQDAVSCSVPVARLTPAHEKRIVAVMREIRAKIEATVPAAGGAAVHWR; this is translated from the coding sequence ATGTCAGAGACAGGGGGCGTCCGCGAGGTGAAGTCGGCCGCGCGCACGGTCGAGCTGCTGGAAGTGCTGGCCGCGCGCGGGGACCGCCCGGCGCGGCTGCAAGAGCTGGCGGACGAGCTCCAGGTCCCCCGCAGCTCCATGTACGCCCTCCTCCAGACCCTGATCTCGCGCGGCTGGGTCCGCACCGACATCACCGGCTCCCTCTACGGCATCGGCATCCACGCCCTGCTGACCGGCACCAGCTACCTCGACACCGACCCGCGCGTCCAGGTCGTACGGCCGTATCTCGACGAGGCGTCCCAGGCGCTGGGCGAGACGATCCACATGGGCCGGCTCGACGGACGTGACGTCGCGTATCTGGCGACCCGCGAGTCGCACGAGTACCTGCGCACCATCAGCCGCGTCGGCCGCCGCCTGCCCGCCCACGCGGGCGCCCTCGGCAAGGCCCTGCTGGCCGAGCGCGACGACGCGGAGCTGCCCGAGGGCCCCTACGAGGAGCTCACGCCCAACACCCGCACGACCCGCGAGGAGCTGGCGACGGACCTGGCCGGAACCCGGGCCCGCGGTTACTCGATCGACCGCGAGGAGGGCGTCCTCGGCATCATCGGCTTCGGCTTCGCCCTGCGCTACGACTCCCCCGCCCAGGACGCCGTCAGCTGTTCGGTGCCGGTGGCCCGCCTGACGCCTGCGCACGAGAAGCGGATCGTCGCGGTGATGCGGGAGATCAGGGCCAAGATCGAGGCGACGGTACCGGCGGCGGGCGGCGCGGCGGTCCACTGGCGCTGA
- a CDS encoding glucarate dehydratase family protein: MNLTIADVRLTPILVADPPLLNTQGVHQPYTPRLIVEVETADGVVGFGETYGDTKYLELARPFAAKLVGRQVSDLNGLFTVADEVAVDDARVSGQVDVGGLRGVQTADKLRLSVVSGFEVACLDALGKALGLPVHTLLGGKVRDAVEYSAYLFYKWADHPAGVAAEKDDWGAAVDPAGVVAQARLFKERYGFTSFKLKGGVFPPDEEIAAVRALAEAFPGHPLRLDPNGAWSVATSLTVAQELADVLEYLEDPALGTAAMAEVAAGTGVPLATNMCVTTFAEIEEAFRKGAVQVVLSDHHYWGGLRNTQQLAAICRTFGVGVSMHSNTHLGISLAAMTHVAATVPDLHHACDSHYPWQSEDVLRERLVFEGGKVTVSDAPGLGVEVDLEKVRVLHQRWLDDDGGLRERDDAAAMRVAEPGWVTPDVPRW, translated from the coding sequence GTGAACCTCACGATCGCTGACGTACGGCTGACTCCGATCCTCGTCGCCGACCCGCCGCTGCTCAACACGCAGGGGGTGCACCAGCCGTACACGCCCCGGCTGATCGTCGAGGTGGAGACCGCGGACGGGGTCGTCGGGTTCGGGGAGACGTACGGCGACACCAAGTACCTGGAGCTGGCACGGCCGTTCGCGGCGAAGCTGGTCGGGCGTCAAGTCTCCGATCTGAACGGTCTGTTCACGGTCGCCGACGAGGTCGCCGTCGACGACGCGCGGGTGTCCGGGCAGGTCGACGTGGGCGGGCTGCGCGGGGTGCAGACCGCCGACAAGCTGCGGCTGTCCGTCGTCTCCGGGTTCGAGGTCGCCTGTCTCGACGCCCTCGGCAAGGCACTCGGGCTGCCCGTGCACACGCTGCTCGGCGGCAAGGTGCGCGATGCCGTCGAGTACAGCGCGTACCTGTTCTACAAGTGGGCCGACCATCCGGCCGGGGTCGCCGCGGAGAAGGACGACTGGGGTGCCGCCGTCGATCCGGCGGGGGTGGTGGCGCAGGCCCGGCTGTTCAAGGAGCGGTACGGGTTCACGTCGTTCAAGCTCAAGGGCGGGGTGTTTCCGCCGGACGAGGAGATCGCCGCGGTGCGGGCGCTCGCCGAGGCGTTTCCCGGTCATCCGCTGCGGCTCGATCCCAACGGGGCCTGGTCCGTGGCGACTTCGCTGACGGTGGCGCAGGAGCTGGCGGACGTACTGGAGTACCTGGAGGACCCCGCGCTCGGTACGGCGGCCATGGCCGAGGTGGCCGCCGGGACCGGGGTGCCGCTCGCCACCAACATGTGCGTGACGACGTTCGCGGAGATCGAGGAGGCGTTTCGCAAGGGGGCGGTGCAGGTGGTGCTGTCCGATCACCACTACTGGGGCGGGCTGCGGAACACCCAGCAACTCGCCGCGATCTGCCGGACGTTCGGGGTGGGGGTGTCGATGCACTCCAACACGCATCTGGGGATCTCGCTGGCGGCGATGACCCATGTGGCGGCCACGGTGCCCGATCTTCACCATGCGTGTGACTCGCACTATCCGTGGCAGTCGGAGGACGTGCTGAGGGAGCGGCTGGTGTTCGAGGGCGGGAAGGTCACGGTGTCGGACGCGCCGGGACTGGGAGTCGAGGTCGACCTGGAGAAGGTGCGGGTGCTGCATCAGCGGTGGCTCGATGACGACGGGGGGCTGCGGGAGCGGGACGACGCGGCGGCGATGCGGGTCGCCGAGCCGGGGTGGGTGACGCCGGACGTGCCGCGCTGGTAG